A single genomic interval of Armigeres subalbatus isolate Guangzhou_Male chromosome 1, GZ_Asu_2, whole genome shotgun sequence harbors:
- the LOC134226575 gene encoding 5-hydroxytryptamine receptor 1-like, with protein sequence MDPPVHSLLSTLLQQAPAQVLSIADGVTSTVVSSASEVAIVNATATIGFLEYLLTGNSSSAAAIATSLPALVDRLAPTSSTSSLLDELGGISEISPTDSTNVLTIPTIIISIVLLAVIIGTIVGNVLVCVAVCLVRKLRRPYNYLLVSLAISDLCVAVLVMPPALMYEVFEEWKFGTVVCDIWVSFDVLSCTASILNLCAISVDRYWAITKPLEYGIKRTPRRMIICIVLVWLVAACISLPPLLILGNEHMTNGKPSCSVCQNFFYQIYATLCAFYIPLAVMLFVYFQIFRAARRIVNEEIRAQRHLEAAINGSVPAPEKKLSAGGTVLVTTPQHKRLRFQLAKERKASTTLGIIMSAFTICWLPFFILALVRPFLGEDHRMLSSLFLWLGYANSLLNPIIYATLNRDFRKPFQEILFFRCSSLNNMMREDFYHSQYGDPGSQRLVTTNDGGGARESFL encoded by the coding sequence ATGGATCCGCCGGTTCACTCACTGCTGTCGACCTTACTACAACAAGCACCTGCGCAGGTTCTCTCCATAGCCGACGGAGTGACCTCGACCGTGGTGTCGAGTGCGTCCGAAGTCGCCATTGTCAATGCTACGGCAACGATCGGTTTCCTAGAGTACCTCCTTACCGGTAACAGCAGTTCCGCCGCCGCCATCGCTACATCACTGCCTGCCCTCGTCGATCGTCTTGCGCCGACGTCGTCAACCAGCTCTCTACTCGACGAACTCGGCGGCATATCGGAGATCTCTCCGACAGACTCCACCAATGTATTAACAATACCGACAATCATAATTAGTATAGTACTCCTAGCCGTAATCATCGGAACCATCGTAGGGAACGTGCTGGTTtgcgttgcagtatgcctggtACGGAAGCTTCGCCGACCCTACAACTACTTATTGGTCTCCCTTGCCATATCCGATCTCTGTGTAGCAGTCCTCGTGATGCCTCCGGCCCTAATGTACGAGGTGTTCGAAGAGTGGAAATTCGGAACCGTCGTCTGCGACATTTGGGTGTCGTTCGATGTCCTCTCCTGTACGGCATCGATCCTGAACTTATGCGCCATTTCAGTTGACCGCTACTGGGCCATCACTAAGCCGCTCGAGTATGGTATCAAGAGGACCCCGCGCCGAATGATCATCTGCATTGTACTGGTTTGGCTAGTGGCTGCCTGTATTTCACTCCCACCGCTTTTAATTTTAGGCAATGAACACATGACCAACGGTAAGCCGTCCTGTTCGGTTTGTCAGAATTTCTTCTACCAAATCTACGCAACCCTATGTGCGTTCTACATCCCGCTGGCGGTGATGCTTTTTGTATATTTCCAAATATTCCGCGCCGCCCGGCGGATAGTAAATGAGGAGATACGAGCTCAAAGGCACCTGGAAGCGGCCATTAACGGCTCTGTCCCCGCTCCCGAGAAGAAACTCTCCGCTGGTGGAACGGTTCTTGTCACCACCCCACAGCACAAGCGCCTGCGCTTCCAATTAGCTAAGGAACGGAAAGCTTCCACCACGCTCGGCATCATCATGTCGGCTTTCACCATTTGTTGGTTGCCGTTCTTCATCCTCGCTCTGGTTCGGCCCTTTCTTGGCGAAGACCACCGGATGTTGTCCTCGCTGTTCCTATGGTTGGGCTATGCCAACTCGCTGCTGAATCCCATCATCTATGCCACTCTGAATCGGGACTTTCGGAAGCCATTCCAGGAGATCCTGTTCTTCCGGTGCTCCAGCTTGAACAACATGATGCGCGAGGACTTCTACCACAGTCAGTACGGCGATCCGGGCTCGCAGAGGCTAGTCACGACGAACGATGGCGGTGGTGCCCGGGAGAGCTTCCTATGA